A window of the Flavobacterium sangjuense genome harbors these coding sequences:
- a CDS encoding DUF1003 domain-containing protein, translating into MSSKATFKSAISGLEAPENDKISCKSIRVPILNLIKEDHPDLDMSKDITVGELNIYREKYISKFLKSEVGELNDLHKNVLKSLTDDKSLVRKVEDEPDNRTFGQRLADNVADFGGSWTFIIWFFVVIMAWIGANVFLLMNKGFDPYPFILLNLILSCLASLQAPIIMMSQNRQEQKDRERAKKDYMINLKSELEIRMLDDKLDHLIMHQQQELIEIQKVQIEMMNDILNRIEGKK; encoded by the coding sequence ATGAGTTCAAAAGCCACATTTAAAAGTGCCATCTCGGGTTTAGAAGCTCCTGAAAATGATAAAATTTCCTGTAAAAGCATCAGAGTTCCCATTCTCAATTTGATAAAAGAAGACCATCCGGATTTAGATATGTCAAAAGATATAACAGTAGGTGAATTGAATATCTACAGAGAAAAATATATTTCAAAGTTTTTAAAATCCGAAGTAGGTGAGTTAAATGATTTGCATAAAAATGTGCTCAAATCATTAACCGATGACAAATCATTGGTTAGAAAAGTAGAAGACGAACCCGACAATAGAACTTTTGGTCAAAGATTAGCGGATAATGTGGCTGATTTTGGAGGAAGCTGGACATTCATTATTTGGTTTTTTGTGGTTATTATGGCTTGGATTGGGGCGAATGTTTTTCTGCTGATGAACAAAGGGTTTGACCCATATCCGTTTATATTATTAAATTTGATTTTGTCCTGTTTGGCCTCATTGCAGGCACCCATAATCATGATGAGCCAAAACCGCCAGGAGCAAAAAGATCGGGAACGTGCCAAGAAAGATTATATGATTAACCTGAAATCAGAATTAGAAATCAGAATGTTAGATGATAAATTAGACCATTTAATAATGCACCAACAGCAGGAATTAATAGAAATACAGAAGGTTCAGATAGAAATGATGAATGATATTTTGAATAGGATTGAGGGGAAGAAGTAG
- a CDS encoding DUF5362 family protein, protein MEEKLSLNDLAVEALRESAKWCTFLAIVGFIFIALMVVMGVFMTVAMTAIPSDPYGGAMGANPILAMKEYFGAFYILMALLYFFPVYYLYKYANGTKRALESSNSDVLSDALVNLKSHHKFLGIMTIIMISLYILAIIGFVIFFASMASGGM, encoded by the coding sequence ATGGAAGAAAAATTATCATTGAATGACTTAGCTGTTGAAGCTTTAAGAGAAAGTGCCAAGTGGTGTACGTTTTTAGCAATCGTAGGATTTATTTTTATTGCTCTGATGGTAGTCATGGGAGTTTTTATGACAGTCGCAATGACTGCAATCCCGAGTGATCCCTATGGCGGGGCAATGGGTGCAAATCCAATATTGGCTATGAAAGAATACTTTGGTGCGTTTTACATCCTGATGGCATTGCTTTATTTTTTCCCGGTTTATTACTTATACAAGTATGCTAACGGAACAAAACGAGCTTTAGAATCAAGCAATAGCGACGTGCTTTCAGATGCTTTGGTGAATTTAAAATCGCATCATAAATTTTTAGGAATAATGACTATCATCATGATTTCACTATATATTTTAGCAATCATTGGTTTTGTTATATTTTTCGCTAGTATGGCAAGCGGAGGAATGTAA
- a CDS encoding DUF6048 family protein, with product MRHISKFFFSVCLLLLSFLGNAQEKATTKKDSIPPKKERYGLRVGVDLFKLTRSFYETDYRGLELVGDYRLTRRHYLAAEIGNEDKTVNDDQVNFTTKGTYLKAGFDYNSFQNWGNMENIISVGLRYGVSSFSQTLNSYQVYNPNQYLGESPVIISGEKFNGLSAQWIEVVAGMKAEVFNNVFVGFSFRLNRLVTQKRPNNFDNLYIPGFNRTYNGDFGVGFNYTVSYFIPLYKATVKAKKKEESKKKKK from the coding sequence ATGAGACACATATCAAAATTCTTTTTTAGTGTTTGCCTACTGTTGCTTTCGTTTTTAGGAAATGCACAAGAGAAAGCTACGACAAAAAAAGACAGCATTCCTCCCAAAAAAGAACGCTATGGTTTGCGTGTTGGAGTTGATTTATTCAAACTAACACGTTCGTTTTATGAAACCGATTACCGTGGATTGGAATTGGTTGGCGATTATCGTTTGACACGCAGGCATTATTTGGCTGCCGAAATTGGTAATGAAGACAAAACGGTTAATGATGACCAAGTCAACTTTACTACAAAAGGAACGTATCTAAAAGCGGGATTTGACTACAACTCTTTTCAGAACTGGGGAAATATGGAGAACATTATTTCTGTTGGATTGCGTTATGGTGTGAGTAGTTTTAGCCAGACATTAAATAGCTATCAAGTCTATAATCCTAACCAGTATTTAGGAGAATCTCCCGTAATCATCTCAGGTGAAAAATTTAATGGTTTATCAGCACAATGGATAGAAGTCGTTGCCGGTATGAAAGCCGAAGTATTTAACAACGTCTTCGTAGGTTTTAGTTTTAGGCTAAACCGATTGGTAACTCAAAAACGTCCCAATAACTTTGACAATCTCTATATTCCGGGTTTTAACAGAACCTATAATGGAGATTTTGGTGTTGGATTCAACTATACCGTTTCTTATTTTATTCCGCTTTACAAAGCCACGGTAAAAGCTAAAAAGAAAGAGGAATCTAAGAAGAAGAAAAAATAA
- a CDS encoding OsmC family protein, translating to MKRNATAVWKGSLKEGKGVITTQSTTLNNTQYSFGSRFEEGVGTNPEELVAAAHSGCFSMQLSAFIGEAGFTPDSIETKCVIDLQNGSIVSSTLTVEAKIPGISNDTFQELVIKAEKNCPISKLLNTEISSTATLL from the coding sequence ATGAAAAGAAATGCAACCGCAGTTTGGAAAGGTTCCCTAAAAGAAGGAAAGGGAGTGATTACAACACAAAGTACCACATTAAACAACACACAATATTCTTTCGGTTCCCGTTTTGAGGAAGGCGTTGGAACTAATCCTGAAGAACTTGTTGCGGCAGCACATTCGGGTTGTTTTTCGATGCAACTTTCTGCTTTTATTGGTGAAGCGGGATTTACACCGGACAGCATTGAGACCAAATGTGTAATCGACTTACAGAATGGAAGTATCGTTAGTTCTACTTTGACTGTGGAAGCTAAAATCCCGGGAATATCAAATGATACGTTTCAGGAATTGGTTATTAAAGCAGAGAAAAACTGTCCGATTTCAAAACTTTTGAATACAGAAATTAGTTCGACTGCTACTTTACTTTAG
- a CDS encoding DUF6452 family protein: MKKILALLLITISLSSCEKDDICIDETTPRLILEFYDVSNPANLKAVVNLKVKAVGAADFIVFNTSLPETDPDRYLFNGNKLELPLNITQDTTKYSLILNSTSSSGANEDSLQFNYTRQNVFVSRACGYKTIFELNAFPTGVIKTDGAIADGIWIQDINILTTNIETENETHIKILF; encoded by the coding sequence ATGAAAAAAATACTTGCCCTGTTACTAATTACAATAAGCCTTTCAAGCTGTGAAAAGGACGATATCTGCATAGACGAAACGACTCCTCGATTGATATTGGAGTTTTATGATGTTTCAAACCCGGCAAATCTGAAGGCTGTCGTAAACTTAAAAGTCAAAGCAGTTGGTGCTGCTGATTTTATAGTTTTTAATACATCTCTCCCGGAAACAGATCCTGACCGGTATCTTTTCAATGGCAACAAACTCGAATTGCCGCTGAATATTACACAAGATACAACCAAATACAGTTTGATACTAAACAGCACAAGTTCAAGCGGTGCGAATGAAGATTCGCTTCAATTTAATTATACACGTCAAAACGTTTTTGTTTCCAGAGCCTGTGGTTACAAAACCATTTTTGAATTGAATGCTTTTCCAACTGGTGTTATCAAAACGGATGGAGCAATAGCTGACGGCATTTGGATACAAGACATAAACATTTTAACAACAAACATTGAAACCGAAAATGAGACACATATCAAAATTCTTTTTTAG
- a CDS encoding NYN domain-containing protein, translating to MEDTKFNIAVLIDGDNAQPKLIKEILEEVSKYGKATIRRIYGDWTQQHMNGWKEIINQYSISPIQKFAYTTGKNSTDSSLIIEAMDILHSKNTEGFCIVSSDSDYTGLAKRIREEGLFVMGIGQKKTPSAFVQSCEIFTFTENLLVEPKAIPVAKKKASTKEVAVKETDATPKINLSIIDKAFDISANEDDEAYISNIGTNLRKISPSFDSRTYGFRNLTKLFESIDKYQVVKNIVNGLNHPLVRLK from the coding sequence ATGGAAGACACAAAATTTAATATCGCTGTTTTAATCGATGGTGATAATGCCCAGCCCAAACTAATTAAGGAAATTCTTGAAGAAGTTTCCAAATATGGGAAAGCCACCATTCGAAGAATTTATGGCGACTGGACACAACAACATATGAATGGCTGGAAAGAAATTATCAATCAGTATTCTATCAGTCCAATTCAAAAGTTTGCCTATACTACAGGGAAAAACTCTACCGACAGTTCCCTAATTATCGAAGCTATGGATATTCTCCACAGCAAAAACACCGAAGGCTTTTGCATCGTTTCAAGTGATAGCGATTATACCGGTTTGGCCAAAAGAATTCGGGAAGAAGGTCTTTTTGTGATGGGCATCGGACAAAAGAAAACCCCAAGTGCGTTTGTTCAATCGTGTGAAATCTTTACGTTTACCGAAAACCTTCTTGTGGAACCAAAAGCAATTCCGGTTGCTAAAAAGAAAGCCAGTACAAAAGAAGTCGCCGTAAAAGAAACAGATGCTACTCCAAAAATAAATCTTTCGATTATTGACAAAGCATTTGATATTTCAGCCAATGAAGATGATGAAGCGTATATCTCAAACATTGGAACCAACCTGCGTAAAATATCGCCAAGCTTTGACTCCAGAACCTATGGTTTTAGGAATCTGACCAAGCTTTTTGAGAGCATTGACAAATATCAGGTGGTTAAAAATATCGTCAACGGATTGAATCATCCTTTAGTCAGATTGAAATAA
- a CDS encoding porin family protein produces MKNLFLIAAILVCSIGTAQDKQDAKHASKPLKYGLKLGLNFAKLTDSDSGTTRNGLNVGAYLNYKFADKFAFQPELLYTAQGMKEEGTSEGIDLKLIYKLDYIAIPLMLKYYPVKNFNFEFGPQLGFNVKKELEATGNGQTLTFDLDDFFNDNGIDAKTNTFDLALNFGLGYELENGLNFNGRYSLGLTKVIEGDDVVDSNGNSQDIKNSVFTFGLGYTFK; encoded by the coding sequence ATGAAAAACCTTTTTTTAATTGCGGCGATACTAGTTTGTAGTATTGGAACTGCTCAAGATAAACAAGATGCTAAGCACGCGTCAAAACCTTTAAAATATGGACTTAAATTAGGTTTGAATTTTGCAAAATTAACCGACTCTGATTCTGGGACAACAAGAAATGGGTTGAATGTTGGAGCTTATTTAAATTATAAGTTTGCAGATAAGTTTGCTTTTCAGCCAGAATTGCTATACACAGCCCAGGGAATGAAAGAAGAAGGCACTTCTGAAGGAATTGACCTCAAACTAATTTATAAACTTGACTATATAGCGATACCATTGATGCTTAAATATTATCCGGTTAAAAACTTTAACTTCGAGTTTGGTCCCCAATTAGGATTCAATGTTAAAAAAGAATTAGAAGCAACAGGTAACGGACAGACTTTGACTTTTGATTTAGACGATTTCTTTAATGATAATGGTATTGATGCTAAAACCAATACATTTGATTTGGCACTAAATTTTGGTTTGGGATATGAACTCGAAAATGGTTTGAATTTTAACGGACGTTATTCGTTAGGACTTACTAAAGTTATTGAAGGAGACGATGTAGTTGATAGTAACGGAAACTCACAAGATATTAAGAACTCAGTATTTACCTTTGGGTTAGGATATACATTCAAATAA
- a CDS encoding Smr/MutS family protein: protein MLNKGDKVSVLDDAIDGVVVEINGSEVTIETTDGFSLTFKSSELIKIGSGNAMDFKFNKSQVISEKEVAKPNYINKEKKNKKEIPPPEFDLHIEKLVKNYKSMNNYDILTKQIDTAKSHIEFAIRNRIPKIVFIHGVGEGVLKSDLDFLLGRYDNIVFQDANYQKYGLGATEVYFKQNTK from the coding sequence ATGCTGAATAAAGGTGATAAAGTTTCGGTTTTGGATGATGCCATTGATGGTGTTGTGGTTGAAATCAATGGTTCGGAGGTTACTATTGAAACCACTGATGGTTTTAGTCTGACGTTTAAAAGCAGCGAGTTAATTAAGATTGGAAGTGGTAATGCGATGGATTTTAAATTTAATAAAAGCCAGGTGATTAGCGAAAAGGAAGTAGCCAAGCCAAACTATATCAACAAAGAGAAGAAAAACAAAAAAGAAATTCCGCCACCGGAGTTTGATTTGCATATCGAAAAGTTGGTCAAAAACTACAAGTCGATGAACAACTATGATATCCTGACTAAACAAATAGATACGGCAAAATCCCATATTGAATTTGCCATTCGAAACCGAATTCCGAAGATTGTCTTTATTCACGGTGTTGGAGAAGGCGTACTGAAATCTGACCTTGATTTTCTGTTAGGACGTTATGATAATATTGTTTTTCAAGATGCTAATTATCAGAAGTATGGACTAGGTGCAACGGAAGTTTACTTTAAGCAAAACACAAAATAG
- the rlmD gene encoding 23S rRNA (uracil(1939)-C(5))-methyltransferase RlmD, which translates to MGRKQTNKVIFENITVLDAGAKGVSVAKAPEGQVIFIPNVVPGDVVDVQTLKKRKSYFEGKAIKFHSYSENRIEPVCEHFGACGGCKWQNMKYEQQLFYKNQEVYNNLKRIGKIDLPDFEPILGSEKQFFYRNKMEFGFSDTRWLTEREIQSEDQSLSKKPALGFHIPRMWDKILDIEKCHLQEDPSNAIRNAIREFATEHDMPFFNARNHEGLLRTLMIRTASTGEIMVLIQFFQEDKSQRELLLNYIYATFPQITSLQYVINGKANDTLYDQDIKLYKGRDYILEEMEGLKFSINAKSFYQTNSDQAYELYKITREFAGLTGNEVVYDLYTGTGTIAQFVSKKAKKVIGVEAVPEAIADAKENAKRNDITNCEFYVGDMKNVFNDDFIAQHGQPDVIITDPPRDGMHKDVVEQLLKIGAEKIVYVSCNSATQARDLALMDEQYKVTRVRPVDMFPQTHHVENVVLLERR; encoded by the coding sequence ATGGGAAGAAAACAAACCAACAAAGTCATCTTTGAAAACATAACTGTTCTTGATGCCGGTGCCAAAGGCGTATCGGTAGCAAAAGCACCCGAAGGTCAGGTCATCTTTATACCCAATGTCGTTCCCGGCGATGTGGTAGATGTGCAAACCTTAAAGAAAAGAAAATCCTATTTTGAAGGCAAAGCCATCAAGTTCCACTCCTATTCTGAAAACCGAATTGAACCTGTTTGTGAGCACTTTGGTGCCTGTGGTGGTTGCAAATGGCAGAATATGAAATACGAACAACAGTTGTTTTATAAAAATCAGGAAGTGTATAACAACCTGAAACGCATTGGTAAAATTGACTTGCCAGACTTTGAACCGATATTGGGTTCGGAGAAACAATTCTTCTACAGAAACAAAATGGAGTTTGGGTTTTCGGACACGCGTTGGTTAACCGAAAGAGAAATACAATCCGAAGATCAATCGTTAAGCAAAAAGCCGGCATTAGGTTTTCATATTCCGAGAATGTGGGACAAGATTTTGGATATTGAGAAATGTCACCTGCAGGAAGATCCATCAAATGCGATTAGAAATGCAATCCGTGAATTTGCAACCGAACACGATATGCCATTCTTTAACGCTCGTAACCACGAAGGTTTGTTGCGTACGCTGATGATTAGAACCGCTTCAACGGGAGAAATCATGGTGCTGATTCAGTTCTTTCAGGAAGATAAATCACAACGCGAATTGTTATTGAATTATATCTATGCCACGTTTCCACAGATTACTTCTCTACAATACGTAATCAATGGTAAAGCGAATGATACCTTATACGATCAGGACATCAAATTGTATAAAGGAAGAGATTATATACTGGAAGAAATGGAAGGTTTAAAGTTTAGCATCAACGCCAAATCGTTTTACCAAACCAACTCTGATCAGGCGTATGAATTATACAAAATCACACGCGAATTTGCAGGCTTGACAGGTAATGAAGTCGTTTACGATTTATACACCGGAACCGGAACTATTGCACAATTCGTTTCCAAAAAAGCCAAAAAAGTTATTGGCGTAGAAGCCGTTCCCGAAGCTATTGCTGATGCAAAGGAAAATGCCAAACGCAACGACATCACCAATTGTGAGTTTTATGTGGGCGATATGAAGAATGTGTTTAATGATGATTTCATTGCGCAACACGGCCAACCCGATGTAATCATTACCGATCCGCCACGTGACGGAATGCATAAAGATGTTGTGGAGCAATTGCTGAAAATTGGGGCAGAAAAGATTGTGTATGTTAGTTGTAATTCGGCTACACAAGCCAGAGATTTAGCCTTGATGGATGAACAATACAAAGTGACACGCGTGCGTCCGGTAGATATGTTTCCGCAAACGCATCATGTGGAAAATGTTGTACTTTTGGAAAGACGATAG
- a CDS encoding TlpA family protein disulfide reductase — protein MKKLLLATIFCFSSLFAVAQSGYEITINLKNAPDTLAYLTFYQFDKTLIKDTCTNIKNGKIVFKGKGKLDKGIYSLVSQAKGIYFDFFVDDNTQNLELKTEASQNIGKELTALNSPLENDFFSYVQYINQQNKDFQAYKQTLTLATKKDTLALNNKQKEIENKINDFEEKFIADHKGTYIADVMNLKVEKLLKDIPKASNGRPDSIQVFKYYKKHFWDNVDFKDDGTIRNPFFNNKIKRYFESIVVMHPDSVAVEIDKIMDKTKPGTLTYKLLLAHFTYKYETSKIMGFDKVFVHMSDKYFKTGKANGIYEDNDIVQKITKRADKLKPLLVGATAQDLFMTKAEDFPKLKAMGFEDAKNSEEMTNVFYKNVDQVNKMFVKLSEVKAEYTVLVFWDVDCGHCQKEIPILLEQYNDLLKEKKDVKVYSVYMQHEVDKYLKYIAEHKLPWINVYDGAHYNNAIEKYDVYSTPVIYILDRNKVIKAKRIDANQLKNMIKAIDYETKNGK, from the coding sequence ATGAAGAAATTGCTACTTGCCACAATTTTTTGTTTCTCTTCTTTATTTGCAGTAGCCCAATCGGGTTATGAGATTACGATTAATCTAAAAAACGCTCCGGATACCTTAGCATATCTAACCTTTTATCAATTTGACAAAACCTTAATCAAGGATACTTGCACCAATATCAAAAACGGAAAGATTGTTTTTAAAGGAAAAGGAAAACTCGATAAGGGAATTTACTCTTTGGTAAGCCAGGCTAAAGGAATCTACTTTGATTTCTTTGTCGATGATAACACCCAAAATCTTGAACTCAAAACCGAAGCAAGCCAGAATATTGGTAAAGAGTTAACAGCACTAAATTCGCCATTGGAAAATGATTTCTTTAGCTATGTGCAATACATCAACCAACAAAACAAAGACTTTCAGGCTTATAAGCAAACTTTAACCTTGGCGACCAAGAAAGATACACTGGCGTTAAATAACAAACAAAAAGAAATCGAAAATAAGATTAATGATTTTGAAGAAAAGTTTATTGCTGACCATAAAGGAACTTATATTGCTGATGTGATGAATCTTAAAGTGGAAAAACTTCTCAAGGACATTCCAAAAGCTTCTAACGGAAGACCAGACAGCATTCAGGTATTCAAATACTATAAAAAACATTTTTGGGACAATGTCGATTTCAAAGATGATGGCACCATTAGAAATCCTTTTTTCAATAATAAAATAAAAAGGTATTTCGAATCTATTGTCGTTATGCATCCTGATTCTGTTGCTGTTGAAATTGACAAAATAATGGACAAGACCAAACCGGGAACGCTGACCTACAAACTTTTACTGGCGCATTTCACCTACAAGTATGAAACGTCAAAAATAATGGGATTTGACAAAGTATTTGTACACATGTCTGACAAGTATTTTAAAACCGGAAAAGCCAATGGCATATATGAAGACAATGATATTGTGCAAAAAATTACCAAGCGTGCCGATAAATTAAAGCCGCTATTGGTTGGTGCTACTGCTCAGGATTTGTTTATGACAAAGGCCGAAGATTTTCCGAAGTTAAAAGCCATGGGATTTGAAGACGCTAAAAACAGCGAAGAAATGACCAATGTTTTTTATAAAAATGTTGATCAGGTTAACAAAATGTTTGTCAAGTTAAGCGAAGTCAAAGCAGAATATACCGTTCTTGTTTTTTGGGATGTTGATTGCGGTCATTGCCAAAAAGAAATCCCGATACTATTGGAACAGTATAATGACTTGTTAAAAGAAAAGAAAGACGTAAAAGTATACAGCGTTTACATGCAGCACGAAGTCGATAAATATCTGAAATATATAGCCGAACACAAGTTGCCTTGGATAAACGTTTATGATGGCGCGCATTATAACAATGCTATTGAGAAGTATGATGTTTACTCTACGCCTGTTATTTATATCTTAGACAGAAATAAAGTTATCAAAGCCAAACGCATTGATGCTAATCAGTTAAAAAACATGATTAAGGCAATAGATTACGAAACAAAAAATGGAAAATAG
- a CDS encoding DUF1697 domain-containing protein, whose protein sequence is MTTHLALLRGINVSGHKMINMVALKKALEAIGFTNVVTYIQSGNVFVDTEEESPGKVGFLIKQEIFKEFGHDVPVIVIGKEDLQACLDRNKFLNEEGVDLKKLYVSFISSMLPDNMITQLNLNFIKPDEIQLDGKRIYLKYDISPAKTRLDNKWIEKSMNVVSTTRNWNTVNKLLEMFEGK, encoded by the coding sequence ATGACAACCCATCTCGCACTTCTCCGTGGCATCAACGTCTCGGGACATAAAATGATTAATATGGTGGCTTTGAAAAAAGCACTTGAAGCCATTGGCTTTACCAATGTGGTAACCTATATTCAATCGGGAAATGTGTTTGTGGATACCGAAGAAGAAAGTCCGGGGAAAGTTGGTTTTTTGATTAAGCAGGAAATCTTTAAGGAGTTTGGGCATGATGTTCCCGTAATTGTCATTGGAAAAGAAGATTTGCAGGCGTGTTTGGATCGGAATAAATTCCTGAACGAAGAAGGCGTCGATTTAAAGAAATTGTATGTTTCGTTTATTTCATCGATGCTGCCCGACAATATGATTACCCAACTCAACTTAAACTTTATAAAGCCAGACGAAATTCAGTTGGATGGCAAACGTATTTATCTGAAATATGATATTTCTCCCGCCAAAACCAGACTCGATAACAAATGGATTGAGAAAAGCATGAATGTGGTTTCTACTACGCGGAATTGGAATACGGTGAATAAACTACTTGAAATGTTCGAGGGAAAATAA
- the rocD gene encoding ornithine--oxo-acid transaminase, which produces MSVLEKMSSAEAIALENKYGAHNYHPLPVVLSRGEGVYVWDVEGKKYYDFLSAYSAVNQGHCHPKIVGAMMEQAQTLTLTSRAFYNDKLGIYEEYITKYFGFDKVLPMNTGAEAVETALKLCRKWAYEKKGINENEAQIIVCDGNFHGRTTTIISFSNDENARKNFGPYTAGFIKIAYDDLDALEKTITSSKNIAGFLVEPIQGEAGVYVPTEGYLAKAKALCEANNVLFIADEVQTGIARTGKLLAVNHENVQPDILILGKAISGGAYPVSAVLANDAIMNVIKPGQHGSTFGGNPVAAAVAMAALDVVKDEKLAENAERLGVIFRRELAKYVETSNIATLVRGKGLLNAVVINDTEESDTAWNICMALRDNGLLAKPTHGNIIRFAPPLVMNEEQLLDCVAIIIKTLKQFEK; this is translated from the coding sequence ATGTCAGTTTTAGAAAAAATGAGTTCAGCTGAAGCGATTGCTTTAGAAAACAAGTATGGTGCACACAATTACCATCCGTTACCAGTAGTTTTGAGTAGAGGAGAAGGCGTGTATGTTTGGGATGTTGAAGGTAAAAAGTATTACGATTTTCTTTCGGCATACTCTGCAGTTAATCAAGGTCATTGTCATCCAAAGATTGTAGGTGCGATGATGGAACAAGCGCAAACTTTGACGCTGACATCGAGAGCATTTTACAATGATAAACTGGGTATTTACGAAGAATACATCACTAAATATTTTGGTTTTGATAAAGTATTGCCAATGAATACAGGTGCCGAAGCTGTAGAAACCGCTTTGAAACTTTGTAGAAAATGGGCTTATGAGAAAAAAGGAATTAACGAAAACGAAGCACAGATTATTGTGTGTGACGGTAACTTCCACGGAAGAACTACGACTATTATTTCGTTTTCTAATGATGAAAATGCACGTAAAAACTTTGGTCCATACACAGCAGGATTTATAAAAATAGCTTACGATGATTTAGACGCTTTGGAAAAAACGATTACTTCTTCAAAAAATATTGCAGGTTTCTTGGTTGAACCAATTCAGGGTGAAGCCGGGGTTTATGTGCCAACAGAAGGTTATCTGGCGAAAGCCAAAGCATTATGCGAAGCGAACAATGTTTTATTCATTGCTGATGAAGTACAAACCGGAATTGCACGTACCGGAAAATTATTAGCCGTAAATCACGAAAACGTACAGCCTGATATTTTGATTTTAGGGAAAGCCATTTCTGGTGGCGCGTATCCAGTTTCGGCAGTTTTGGCAAATGATGCGATTATGAATGTCATCAAACCTGGCCAACACGGTTCTACTTTTGGTGGAAATCCGGTAGCTGCAGCAGTTGCTATGGCTGCGTTAGATGTGGTGAAAGATGAGAAGCTTGCTGAAAATGCAGAAAGATTAGGCGTTATTTTCCGTAGAGAATTGGCAAAATATGTTGAAACATCCAACATCGCGACTTTAGTTCGTGGAAAAGGATTATTAAACGCTGTTGTAATCAATGATACTGAAGAAAGCGATACCGCGTGGAATATCTGCATGGCTTTACGTGACAACGGATTATTGGCAAAACCAACACACGGAAACATCATCCGTTTTGCGCCGCCATTGGTAATGAATGAAGAGCAATTATTAGATTGTGTTGCTATCATTATCAAGACATTAAAGCAATTTGAAAAGTAA